A genomic stretch from Theobroma cacao cultivar B97-61/B2 chromosome 4, Criollo_cocoa_genome_V2, whole genome shotgun sequence includes:
- the LOC18601747 gene encoding cinnamoyl-CoA reductase 1, which produces MSGAEKVVCVTGASGFIASWLVKLLLQRGYTVKATVRDPNDPKKTQHLLSLEGAKERLHLFKAELVDEGCFDSIVDGCQGVFHAASPVFLSAADPQAEIIGPAVKGTLNVLKSCAKVASMKRVVITSSLASVLHNGRPLTPDVVVDETWFSDPLPCEEGQRWYMLSKTLAEEAAWRFAKDTGIDMVTIHPGMVFGPFLQPALNSSSEVILNLTKGVHSFPSPTCPFVDVRDVAYAHIQAFEVPSACGRCCLVERAVPYSEVQKTLSELHPTVHLNEKYEDHSKPPEQTYQVSKEKAKSLGISFIPLEVSLRDTVESLKGKGFLSI; this is translated from the exons ATGAGTGGAGCAGAGAAGGTGGTATGTGTAACCGGAGCGTCTGGTTTCATAGCTTCATGGCTTGTTAAGCTACTACTCCAACGAGGCTACACTGTCAAGGCCACTGTTAGAGACCCAA ATGATCCAAAGAAGACACAACATTTGCTTTCACTCGAGGGAGCTAAGGAAAGACTTCATTTGTTCAAAGCAGAGCTGGTGGATGAAGGATGCTTTGACTCCATAGTGGATGGATGCCAAGGTGTTTTCCATGCTGCTTCCCCTGTCTTCCTTTCCGCTGCTGACCCACAG GCAGAAATAATTGGTCCGGCCGTTAAGGGTACACTTAATGTTCTTAAATCATGTGCGAAAGTTGCTTCAATGAAGAGAGTTGTCATCACGTCTTCCCTGGCTTCAGTTCTACATAATGGAAGACCTTTGACTCCGGATGTGGTGGTTGATGAGACTTGGTTTTCAGATCCACTTCCATGTGAGGAAGGCCAG CGTTGGTATATGCTGTCAAAAACCTTAGCTGAGGAGGCTGCTTGGAGGTTTGCAAAAGATACTGGAATCGATATGGTAACAATACATCCAGGAATGGTATTCGGTCCTTTTTTACAGCCAGCTCTAAATTCCTCATCAGAGGTGATTCTAAACCTCACAAAAG GAGTACACAGTTTCCCAAGTCCAACTTGTCCATTTGTTGATGTTCGAGATGTTGCATACGCACATATTCAAGCATTTGAGGTTCCTTCAGCTTGTGGCAGATGTTGCCTAGTCGAAAGAGCTGTACCCTATTCTGAGGTTCAGAAGACCTTGTCTGAACTTCACCCTACTGTGCACCTCAATGAAAA ATATGAAGATCATAGCAAGCCTCCTGAGCAAACTTACCAGGTATCCAAGGAGAAAGCAAAAAGTTTGGGTATCAGCTTCATTCCTTTGGAGGTGAGTCTGAGGGACACTGTTGAAAGCTTGAAGGGCAAGGGTTTCTTAAGCATCTGA